The Pecten maximus chromosome 11, xPecMax1.1, whole genome shotgun sequence genome has a segment encoding these proteins:
- the LOC117337525 gene encoding myb/SANT-like DNA-binding domain-containing protein 4, with product MHANNILDIVRVTPRNRKPQWTHKETQHLIREFDKRKLLLRPKPGEVVSSASKHRAWVEIAQAVNLTNPHVHRTVSEVQKKWQNLCLRTKKDKDGLPVDSLFSAVSRADQAILEEQQSQHPPALSIQPRPLLIQPYQSAENSGGNGTHSLVPVKIEKVDSVDEMMRTNHVDTAGDSRPESTRSQLSYNDVEFINPTTQPEYDMYATSSGIVHAAHDPEAVGSVPTIIPTSESPRGQKRKHGNMDDTTDSYSYTIGDTELLDVRRNLMMAEMQKYKLECEKIRTEKDKLLLETEKIMMEKEKLMLELQTLRATSEEFRVSQNKSVSQLEKERMSLENEKLVLEIENMRSLHKTAVEKTQLEKQRYSLENDKLNIEIQNLRGSNRTSSYQGMM from the exons ATGCATGCCAACAACATTTTAGACATCGTCCGAGTTACACCTAGAAACAGAAAACCGCAATGGACTCACAAGGAAACTCAGCATCTCATCCGGGAATTCGACAAGCGGAAGCTCTTGCTGAGACCTAAACCCGGTGAAGTTGTGTCGTCTGCTTCCAAACACCGCGCATGGGTGGAGATCGCGCAAGCTGTCAACCTCACCAACCCTCACGTACATAGGACCGTGTCAGAGGTACAAAAGAAATGGCAAAATCTTTGTTTACGTACCAAAAAGGATAAAGATGGTCTCCCTGTCGACAGTTTATTCAGTGCAGTGTCGCGGGCAG ACCAAGCTATACTTGAAGAACAGCAGAGTCAGCATCCACCGGCACTCTCCATACAGCCACGCCCATTGCTGATACAACCGTATCAATCTGCTGAAAACAGTGGCGGTAATGGCACCCACAGCCTGGTGCCTGTCAAGATCGAGAAAGTGGACTCGGTGGACGAGATGATGCGCACAAATCATGTGGATACAGCAGGCGACAG CCGTCCTGAGAGTACCAGATCACAGTTAAGTTACAATGACGTGGAATTTATCAACCCAACAACACAACCCGAGTACGACATGTATGCTACAAGTTCCGGTATCGTACACGCGGCACACGACCCCGAGGCCGTGGGATCAGTTCCTACCATTATACCGACATCTGAGTCCCCCAGGGGACAAAAGCGGAAACACGGTAACATGGACGACACGACGGATAGTTACAGTTACACTATAGGTGATACAGAACTACTAGACGTCAGGAGAAATTTAATGATGGCGGAAATGCAGAAATACAAATTAGAATGTGAAAAAATAAGGACCGAGAAGGACAAACTACTTCTTGAAACGGAAAAAATTATGATGGAAAAGGAAAAACTCATGCTTGAACTTCAAACATTACGAGCCACGAGTGAAGAATTTCGTGTAAGCCAGAATAAGTCAGTGTCACAGCTAGAGAAAGAGAGGATGTCTTTAGAGAATGAAAAGTTAGTCcttgaaatagaaaatatgcGGAGTTTGCACAAGACAGCCGTGGAGAAAACACAGCTCGAGAAACAGAGATATTCCTTAGAAAATGACAAACTGAATATAGAAATTCAAAACCTCCGCGGATCGAACAGAACTAGTTCATACCAGGGGATGATGTAA
- the LOC117337524 gene encoding sodium- and chloride-dependent glycine transporter 1-like, with protein MPVTKSDEDQEDTSQQNWMVSVSEEPEVMERGNWGGKLEFILTCVGYAVGLGNVWRFPYLAYKNGGGAFLIPYWFMQIFVGMPLFYMELCFGQFASLGPLAIWKISPLFKGLGYCSVIASALIGLYYNVIIAYCIYFFFASMTDPLPWALGSDSGSNSTNVTVITGGNTSNISTVLEKSESERYFYETVLGISDGLEDMGGVQWHLALCLLAAWVVVLIVLSKGIQSLGKVVYFTATFPYLLLTALLIRGATLPGAIDGIHYYLTPTWERLLDSTVWSDAATQVFYSLSACSGGLILMSSFNKFDNFCLRDALIVPCIDCVTSFFSGFVIFTVLGFMANAKGVKVEDVATGGSGLAFVVYPEAIANMPAPTVWAVLFFFMLLVIGFSSQFSIMECVMSSFIDEYAHVLRKNWRNSFLFRIGVAALFYLLALPMTTRGGLFLLELVDSAVSGFPLLFVGLLECIVINWIYGYSNYAKDIQMMMKRTPWAYWAYCWCGKTPLVLSVVIIFKAVQYEKITLLGYVYPAWGEMLWWLVTLFPILAIPVWFLFYYCKHGGWRVLVELMKPLPEWGPADDCNRDGIRYKKKSSLKIMMSDRTIFPGYSPGKS; from the exons TCTCAACAAAATTGGATGGTGTCAGTGAGTGAAGAGCCGGAGGTGATGGAGCGGGGTAACTGGGGCGGGAAACTCGAGTTTATCCTGACGTGTGTAGGATACGCTGTTGGGCTAGGCAACGTCTGGAGGTTTCCATACCTCGCGTATAAAAATGGTGGCG GAGCATTTCTCATCCCGTACTGGTTCATGCAGATCTTCGTGGGGATGCCTCTCTTCTATATGGAGTTGTGTTTCGGACAATTCGCCAGCCTTGGTCCTTTGGCTATATGGAAAATTAGCCCGTTGTTCAAAG GTCTCGGCTACTGTTCCGTCATCGCCTCCGCTCTCATTGGTCTATACTACAACGTCATCATCGCTTATTGTATCTATTTCTTCTTCGCGTCGATGACGGACCCGTTGCCATGGGCACTGGGCTCTGACTCCGGATCTAACAGTACCAATGTAACTGTGATCACAG GAGGGAATACAAGTAACATATCTACGGTGCTGGAGAAATCGGAGAGCGAGAGATACTTCTA TGAGACGGTACTGGGCATTTCTGATGGACTGGAGGACATGGGCGGTGTTCAATGGCATCTAGCTCTCTGTCTTCTGGCGGCCTGGGTCGTTGTTCTCATTGTCCTTTCTAAGGGTATCCAGTCCTTAGGCAAG GTCGTTTACTTCACGGCAACATTCCCGTACCTCCTCCTTACGGCCTTGCTGATCCGCGGGGCCACTCTCCCCGGGGCTATTGACGGTATCCACTACTATCTTACTCCGACTTGGGAGCGGCTTTTAGATTCCACG GTATGGAGCGATGCGGCCACTCAGGTGTTCTACTCTCTGAGCGCGTGTTCTGGCGGACTTATTCTGATGTCCAGCTTCAACAAGTTCGACAACTTCTGTCTTAG GGACGCCCTGATTGTGCCGTGTATAGACTGTGTAACCAGCTTCTTCTCCGGATTCGTTATCTTCACCGTGCTGGGCTTCATGGCGAATGCAAAAGGGGTCAAGGTTGAGGATGTAGCAACGGGAG GTAGCGGGCTGGCTTTCGTCGTGTACCCAGAAGCCATCGCCAATATGCCAGCACCCACCGTGTGGGCCGTCCTGTTCTTCTTCATGCTGCTCGTCATAGGCTTCAGTTCACAG TTCTCCATTATGGAATGTGTCATGTCATCATTTATTGACGAGTATGCGCACGTCCTCCGGAAGAACTGGAGGAACTCTTTCCTGTTCCGGATAGGTGTGGCTGCGTTGTTCTATTTACTGGCATTACCGATGACAACAAGA GGCGGCCTGTTCCTGTTGGAGCTAGTCGACTCGGCCGTGAGTGGGTTCCCTTTGTTGTTTGTGGGACTATTGGAGTGCATCGTCATCAACTGGATATATG GTTACTCTAATTATGCCAAGGACATACAGATGATGATGAAACGGACCCCTTGGGCATACTGGGCCTATTGCTGGTGTGGGAAAACACCTCTAGTACTGTCG GTGGTGATCATATTTAAGGCCGTGCAGTACGAGAAGATCACACTCCTGGGGTACGTGTATCCCGCCTGGGGGGAGATGTTATGGTGGCTGGTAACACTCTTCCCTATACTGGCTATTCCGGTCTGGTTCCTCTTCTACTACTGTAAACACGGAGGCTGGCGT GTTTTGGTCGAGCTGATGAAACCACTTCCTGAATGGGGGCCTGCTGATGACTGCAACAGAGACGGAATTCGCTATAAGAAGAAATCATCACTGAAGATCATGATGTCAGACCGAACTATCTTCCCGGGTTACAGTCCGGGGAAAAGTTAA
- the LOC117337526 gene encoding protein-tyrosine sulfotransferase 1-like, protein MRQHRRNKVFLAVVLLVLFYMLYTHDRHDLDSDTLDSRSRLREVAAPADANLPLIFIGGMPGSGTTLLRVMMDVHPDIRCGEETRIIPYVLGMRWEKWEKSLKEKMILERAGVANDVIDAAMSSFILEIIKGSGDPAPRLCSKDPLAFKDADYLARIFPNSKLIMMVRDGRAVCHSLRTRQLTITGYNNSDVRNCLKRWSSGAELLNVQCQHVGPDRCKMIRYEEFVQYPEEWMRIILGFLNVPWNIAVLQHSVLVRNNKVYFASIEKKTAQLQKPVNTAALAKWVDHLPEDVRRDMANIAPSLNKFGYDPRANPPTYKYDKPAQVSLKDY, encoded by the exons ATGCGACAACACAGGAGAAATAAAGTTTTCCTCGCCGTTGTTCTCCTCGTCCTTTTCTACATGCTGTACACACACGACCGACATGACCTAGACAGTGACACACTGGACAGCAGATCCCGTTTACGTGAGGTTGCCGCACCTGCGGATGCAAACCTCCCTCTGATTTTCATTGGAGGGATGCCGGGAAGTGGCACCACCTTACTTAGAGTGATGATGGACGTGCATCCGGATATCCGGTGTGGGGAGGAAACTCGGATTATTCCGTATGTACTTGGGATGCGCTGGGAGAAATGGGAAAAatcattgaaagaaaaaatgatcCTTGAACGAGCAGGGGTGGCGAATGACGTCATCGACGCAGCCATGTCGTCGTTCATTCTAGAGATTATCAAAGGAAGTGGTGATCCGGCCCCTCGTCTTTGTAGCAAGGACCCTTTAGCCTTCAAGGATGCTGACTACCTCGCCAGGATATTTCCAAATTCTAAGCTAATCATGATGGTGCGAGACGGCCGCGCCGTATGTCATTCCTTGAGAACCAGACAGTTGACGATTACTGGTTACAATAACAGTGATGTCCGCAACTGTCTAAAGCGCTGGAGTAGCGGGGCCGAGCTTCTGAACGTCCAGTGCCAGCATGTAGGACCCGACAGGTGTAAAATGATAAGGTACGAGGAATTCGTACAGTATCCTGAGGAGTGGATGCGGATCATTCTTGGTTTCCTTAATGTACCCTGGAACATTGCTGTTCTCCAGCACTCAGTACTTGTGAGGAACAATAAAGTGTATTTTGCATCAAT TGAGAAGAAGACTGCTCAGTTGCAGAAGCCGGTCAATACAGCGGCTTTGGCTAAATGGGTAGACCACCTCCCCGAGGACGTCAGGCGGGACATGGCCAATATAGCCCCTTCACTAAACAAGTTTGGGTACGACCCCAGGGCCAACCCTCCCACCTACAAATACGACAAACCAGCCCAAGTGTCACTAAAAGACTACTAA